In Equus przewalskii isolate Varuska chromosome 6, EquPr2, whole genome shotgun sequence, one DNA window encodes the following:
- the LOC103565914 gene encoding LOW QUALITY PROTEIN: olfactory receptor 52P1-like (The sequence of the model RefSeq protein was modified relative to this genomic sequence to represent the inferred CDS: deleted 1 base in 1 codon; substituted 1 base at 1 genomic stop codon), with amino-acid sequence MGSGYPKVVSGEMQRHECALQELYAHVVTXLLFSGTSPGATMTACNATQGHPSSFILQGIPGMEDKHRWISIPFSSMYFITILGNCTLLFTISTECSLHKPMFLLLCMLALTDLGMSTTTIPKVLCIFWFGQSEISYEGCLVQLFFIHSISALQSAILMTMALDRYVAICEPLRYATILSNSRIGLIGLVSLVRATLFILPMPILLQQMPFHAEHVIPSTYCEHMAVVKMVCVDTTVNRIYGLVVALLVAGLDISAIASSYVLIIRAIMRLSSKEAHHKAVNTCTTHICVMLVSYTPSLFSFLTHRFGRGIPPHVHTILGSLYFIVPPMLNPIIYGVKTKEFRDKLAKYGCWRKELMTLAHGQKPV; translated from the exons ATGGGTTCTGGGTACCCAAAGGTAGTGAGTGGAGAGATGCAGCGCCATGAATGTGCCCTCCAAGAGCTGTAC GCTCATGTAGTTACTTAATTACTCTTCTCAGGTACTTCACCA GGTGCCACCATGACTGCTTGCAATGCCACCCAGGGCCATCCTTCTTCCTTTATTCTCCAAGGCATTCCTGGGATGGAGGACAAACACAGATGGATATCTATCCCCTTCTCTTCCATGTACTTCATCACCATCCTTGGGAACTGTACCCTCCTTTTCACCATCTCAACAGAGTGCTCACTGCATAAGCCCATGTTCCTGCTCCTCTGCATGTTGGCCCTCACAGACCTGGGCATGTCCACAACCACCATTCCCAAGGTGCTGTGCATCTTTTGGTTTGGCCAGAGTGAGATCAGTTATGAAGGCTGTCTGGTCCAGCTGTTCTTCATCCACTCCATCTCTGCTTTGCAGTCTGCCATCCTGATGACCATGGCCCTTGACCGTTATGTGGCCATTTGTGAGCCACTGCGCTACGCTACCATCCTTTCCAATAGTCGCATTGGGCTCATTGGCCTAGTGAGTTTAGTGAGAGCCACCCTGTTCATTCTCCCCATGCCCATCCTCCTTCAGCAGATGCCCTTTCATGCCGAACATGTCATCCCCAGCACCTACTGTGAGCATATGGCTGTTGTGAAGATGGTGTGTGTGGACACTACAGTCAACAGGATATATGGTCTAGTGGTGGCCTTGTTGGTTGCTGGGCTAGACATCTCAGCTATTGCCTCATCTTATGTGCTAATCATCCGGGCTATAATGCGGCTCTCTTCTAAGGAAGCCCACCACAAAGCAGTCAACACCTGCACCACACACATCTGTGTCATGCTTGTCTCTTATACTCCCTCACTATTCTCTTTTCTCACTCATCGCTTTGGCCGGGGAATTCCACCCCATGTCCACACCATTCTTGGCAGCCTCTACTTCATTGTACCTCCAATGCTCAATCCTATTATTTATGGAGTGAAAACCAAGGAGTTTAGGGACAAATTGGCCAAATATGGGTGCTGGAGAAAGGAGCTCATGACCCTTGCTCATGGTCAGAAACCTGTCTGA